From Priestia filamentosa, a single genomic window includes:
- a CDS encoding NUDIX domain-containing protein has protein sequence MAKYKTEKEMLDHYRSSDYITPDGYTSDIAIFTIQSYKKEEKAPPVMKLSLMLIKRAEKDKEGNPNVEGGKWAIPGGFVDANHKETAFEAAKRELKEETNIDGLHIQHFGVYDRIGRDPRGWMISNAFYAVVPEELVEQRKASDDAAEVELFTMEEVFKLDLAFDHRQIIEDALSFIKKDMVQTTLAKNFLPSEFSLSELQRVLLTVGEDPRISTDSVFFTKVPKLPFIEKVVDEKGQLKKTKRNSFRPSQLYRFNNIEVVQSVYH, from the coding sequence GTGGCGAAATACAAGACAGAAAAAGAGATGTTAGATCATTATCGTTCATCAGATTATATTACGCCTGATGGCTATACGTCAGACATCGCCATTTTCACCATCCAGTCATATAAGAAAGAAGAAAAAGCACCACCGGTTATGAAGCTTTCTCTTATGCTTATTAAACGAGCTGAAAAAGACAAAGAAGGAAATCCGAATGTCGAAGGAGGAAAATGGGCAATTCCAGGTGGGTTTGTTGATGCGAATCATAAGGAAACAGCTTTTGAAGCAGCAAAGAGAGAGCTCAAAGAAGAAACAAACATAGACGGTCTTCATATTCAGCATTTTGGTGTGTATGATCGTATTGGTCGAGATCCGCGGGGATGGATGATTTCAAATGCTTTTTATGCTGTTGTACCTGAAGAACTTGTAGAACAGCGAAAAGCAAGTGACGATGCAGCAGAAGTAGAACTCTTCACAATGGAAGAAGTATTCAAGCTTGATCTTGCTTTTGATCATCGACAAATCATTGAAGATGCTCTATCCTTTATAAAAAAAGACATGGTTCAAACAACGCTTGCTAAAAATTTTCTACCGAGTGAATTTTCATTATCTGAACTGCAGCGTGTTCTATTAACAGTCGGAGAAGATCCTCGTATTTCAACAGATTCTGTTTTTTTTACAAAGGTACCAAAACTTCCATTTATTGAGAAAGTAGTGGATGAAAAAGGTCAGCTAAAAAAAACAAAGCGCAATTCATTTCGACCGTCACAGCTTTACCGTTTCAATAATATTGAAGTCGTTCAGTCTGTGTATCATTAG
- a CDS encoding nicotinate phosphoribosyltransferase: MSGKYSDDSIMLHLDLYQINMAETYWRDGIHNRKAIFELYFRKSPFGNAYAVYAGLERVLQFIESFGFSESDIEYLRSEGYGEDYLTFLSEMKFTGSIRSMKEGELVFPNEPLLRVEAPLAQAQLVETQLLNIVNYQTLIATKASRIKQVIGDEVAMEFGTRRAHEMDAAVWGTRAAYIGGFSATSNVRAGKMFDLPIAGTHAHAMVQAYRDEYTAFRKYADTHKDCVFLVDTYDTLRSGVPNAIRVAKEYGDKINFIGIRLDSGDLAYLSKKARKMLDEAGFHDAKIVASNDLDEYTIMNLKAQGAKIDVWGIGTKLITAYDQAALGGVYKLVSIEDEDGEMMDTIKISANPEKVTTPGKKRVYRIINNENQHSEGDYIALEHENPEAEEKLKMFHPVHTYISKFVTNFTAKELHEEVVIEGKITCTRPKLPEVQAFARDNMSLLWDEYKRTLNPEEYPVDLSQECWDHKMRCFNEMKEKVKKNNL; the protein is encoded by the coding sequence ATGAGCGGAAAATATAGTGATGATAGCATTATGCTTCACCTTGATCTTTATCAAATTAACATGGCTGAAACGTATTGGAGAGACGGGATCCATAATCGTAAAGCAATATTTGAACTTTATTTCCGTAAGAGCCCTTTTGGTAATGCATATGCCGTTTATGCAGGGCTTGAACGTGTTTTGCAATTTATAGAGAGCTTTGGTTTTTCAGAAAGTGATATTGAATATTTACGAAGCGAAGGATATGGAGAAGATTATCTTACTTTCCTAAGCGAGATGAAATTTACAGGAAGCATTCGGTCAATGAAAGAGGGGGAGCTTGTTTTTCCAAATGAGCCGCTTTTACGAGTTGAAGCGCCTCTTGCCCAAGCACAGCTTGTTGAGACACAGCTCTTAAATATTGTGAACTATCAAACCCTTATCGCAACAAAAGCTTCAAGAATTAAGCAAGTTATTGGCGATGAAGTTGCAATGGAGTTTGGAACACGCCGCGCGCATGAAATGGATGCAGCGGTATGGGGAACGCGAGCGGCCTATATTGGTGGATTTTCAGCAACAAGTAATGTAAGAGCGGGAAAAATGTTTGACTTACCAATCGCAGGTACACATGCACATGCAATGGTTCAAGCTTATCGAGATGAGTATACAGCGTTTCGAAAGTATGCAGATACACACAAAGATTGCGTATTTTTAGTTGATACGTATGATACGCTTCGCTCAGGAGTTCCGAATGCTATTCGTGTTGCAAAAGAGTATGGAGATAAAATTAATTTTATTGGCATTCGCCTTGATAGTGGGGATCTTGCATATCTCTCTAAAAAAGCTCGTAAAATGCTTGATGAAGCAGGGTTTCATGATGCAAAAATTGTAGCTTCAAATGACTTAGACGAATATACCATTATGAATTTAAAAGCTCAAGGAGCTAAAATTGATGTATGGGGCATTGGGACGAAACTGATTACAGCTTACGATCAAGCTGCACTTGGAGGGGTATACAAGCTTGTTTCTATTGAAGATGAAGACGGAGAAATGATGGACACAATTAAGATTTCAGCAAATCCAGAAAAAGTAACAACACCAGGAAAGAAGCGAGTATATCGAATTATTAATAATGAAAATCAACACTCTGAAGGAGATTATATTGCGCTTGAACATGAAAATCCCGAAGCGGAAGAAAAGTTAAAAATGTTTCACCCTGTGCATACGTACATTAGCAAGTTTGTGACAAATTTTACGGCAAAAGAGCTTCATGAAGAAGTTGTAATAGAGGGGAAAATAACATGTACCCGTCCTAAATTACCTGAAGTTCAAGCGTTTGCACGTGATAATATGAGCCTGCTATGGGATGAATATAAGCGAACGCTTAATCCTGAAGAATATCCTGTTGACTTAAGTCAGGAGTGCTGGGATCATAAAATGCGTTGTTTTAATGAGATGAAAGAAAAAGTTAAAAAGAACAACTTGTAA
- a CDS encoding DJ-1/PfpI family protein translates to MKRVLLLLADGFEAVEASVFTDVFGWNKIEGNGETELVTAGLREELKCTWNFRVKPEMLLQDVKVEDFDALAIGGGFEQAGYFTDAFSKEFQDIIQQFHQQKKIIGAVCIAALALGKSGILKGKKATTYSYPGSTRKQELQKFGAEVVQAPLIDEGNIITCASPSVGFDVSFLMLEKLTSRKNVEKVRGLMGFS, encoded by the coding sequence ATGAAAAGAGTGTTACTTCTTTTAGCAGACGGATTTGAAGCTGTTGAAGCGAGCGTGTTTACAGATGTTTTTGGGTGGAACAAAATAGAAGGTAACGGTGAGACAGAACTTGTGACAGCAGGGCTGAGGGAAGAACTAAAATGTACGTGGAATTTTCGAGTGAAGCCTGAAATGCTTTTACAGGACGTAAAAGTAGAAGACTTTGATGCCCTTGCTATTGGTGGAGGATTTGAACAAGCAGGGTATTTTACAGATGCATTTTCTAAAGAATTTCAAGATATTATTCAGCAGTTTCATCAGCAGAAGAAAATAATTGGAGCTGTTTGCATAGCCGCTTTAGCGCTTGGGAAAAGCGGAATTTTAAAAGGGAAAAAGGCCACAACATACAGCTATCCTGGAAGTACGAGAAAGCAGGAGTTACAGAAGTTTGGAGCAGAGGTAGTCCAAGCTCCGCTTATTGATGAGGGAAACATTATTACATGCGCAAGTCCATCGGTAGGGTTTGATGTTTCCTTTCTTATGCTAGAAAAGTTAACCTCGAGAAAAAACGTTGAGAAAGTAAGAGGTTTAATGGGTTTCTCATAA
- a CDS encoding amino acid permease, producing the protein MIALGGTIGVGLFMGSTSTIQWTGPSVLLAYAICGIFIFFVMRAMGEMLYVEPSTGSFATFGHKYIHPLAGYMTAWSNWFQWIIVGMSEIIAVGAYMKFWFPDLPAWIPGIVAMAILGAANLVSVKSFGEFEFWFAMIKIVTIVLMIIAGIGLIFFGLGNGGDAIGISNLWEHGGFFAGGWSGFFFALSLVIAAYQGVELIGITAGEAQNPQKTLRSAIQSIIWRILIFYIGAIFVIVTVYPWNELNSLGSPFVSTFAKVGITAAAGIINFVVITAAMSGCNSGIFSAGRMLYTLGLNGQAPKFFTKVSRNGVPLYGTIAVLIGLAIGVVLNYVAPPKIFVYVYSASVLPGMVPWFVILISQIRFRKAKGEEMKKHPFKMPFAPFTNYLTIAFLLMVLVGMWFNNETRVSLIVGIVFLVIVTISYYAFGIHKRSTLANENEQHKAG; encoded by the coding sequence ATGATTGCTCTAGGAGGAACAATCGGTGTTGGGTTGTTTATGGGCTCAACAAGCACAATTCAATGGACAGGCCCGTCCGTACTCCTAGCATATGCGATTTGCGGTATTTTTATCTTTTTTGTTATGAGAGCAATGGGGGAAATGCTTTATGTTGAACCAAGCACAGGTTCTTTTGCCACATTTGGTCATAAGTATATTCATCCATTAGCAGGATATATGACAGCATGGAGCAACTGGTTTCAGTGGATTATTGTTGGAATGTCCGAAATTATTGCAGTTGGAGCATACATGAAATTTTGGTTTCCAGACTTGCCAGCTTGGATTCCGGGGATCGTAGCTATGGCTATTCTTGGAGCAGCTAATTTAGTGTCTGTTAAATCATTTGGAGAATTTGAATTTTGGTTCGCTATGATTAAAATAGTTACAATTGTCCTTATGATTATTGCTGGTATTGGCCTTATCTTCTTTGGACTTGGAAATGGTGGAGATGCAATCGGAATTTCAAATCTTTGGGAGCATGGCGGCTTTTTTGCTGGAGGTTGGTCTGGATTTTTCTTTGCTCTTTCTCTTGTAATTGCTGCTTATCAAGGAGTAGAACTTATTGGAATTACAGCAGGAGAAGCACAAAATCCACAGAAAACATTGAGAAGTGCTATTCAAAGTATTATCTGGCGTATTTTAATCTTCTACATTGGAGCTATTTTTGTTATTGTAACGGTGTATCCTTGGAACGAGCTTAACTCATTAGGCAGTCCATTTGTGTCTACATTTGCAAAAGTGGGTATTACAGCAGCGGCAGGGATCATTAACTTCGTAGTCATTACAGCAGCAATGTCAGGATGTAACAGTGGAATTTTCAGTGCAGGACGCATGCTCTACACATTAGGTCTAAATGGACAAGCACCAAAGTTTTTTACAAAAGTTTCTCGCAATGGTGTTCCACTATACGGTACGATAGCTGTGCTTATTGGCTTAGCAATTGGTGTTGTGTTAAATTATGTTGCACCTCCTAAAATCTTTGTGTACGTATATAGTGCAAGTGTTCTTCCAGGTATGGTGCCTTGGTTTGTGATTTTAATTAGTCAAATCCGTTTTAGAAAGGCTAAAGGAGAAGAAATGAAGAAACATCCATTCAAAATGCCTTTTGCTCCTTTCACAAACTACTTAACAATCGCCTTTTTATTAATGGTTCTTGTTGGAATGTGGTTTAACAATGAAACGAGAGTATCGCTAATTGTCGGGATTGTTTTTCTTGTTATTGTAACGATTAGTTATTATGCATTTGGAATTCATAAACGTTCCACATTAGCTAACGAAAACGAGCAGCATAAAGCAGGATAA
- a CDS encoding CBO0543 family protein: MSKAFEKGFLKFLFFFTLLLCPFLLKRMGMKNFLLTFLLNSLTNGIVDRFVVNRKLIKYPVRLLKRDFKIHILFDFLLYPVTSILINETTKKNGVIITVCKTLGFISVIVLVETWAEKYTKLIRWNKKWTWYYSFLSMAVKSLLNRMIIGSLRKTTTTKKTT; the protein is encoded by the coding sequence ATGAGCAAAGCATTTGAGAAAGGATTTTTAAAATTTTTGTTCTTCTTCACATTGCTACTATGTCCTTTTTTATTAAAAAGAATGGGAATGAAAAACTTTTTGCTAACCTTCTTGCTGAACAGCTTAACAAATGGAATTGTCGACAGGTTTGTTGTTAATAGGAAATTAATCAAATATCCTGTTAGACTGCTAAAACGAGATTTCAAAATTCACATCCTGTTTGATTTTCTCTTATACCCTGTAACGTCCATCCTTATCAATGAAACAACAAAGAAGAACGGAGTAATAATAACAGTTTGTAAAACACTAGGTTTTATCAGTGTCATTGTCCTAGTCGAAACGTGGGCTGAAAAATATACAAAGCTGATTAGATGGAACAAGAAATGGACTTGGTATTATAGTTTCCTTAGTATGGCGGTAAAATCATTGCTAAATAGGATGATTATCGGATCATTACGCAAAACAACAACAACAAAGAAAACTACCTAA
- a CDS encoding MFS transporter, with protein MNSSQAQKLSGKKEPFPIALLSLTLGAFAIGMTEFVIMGILPNVAEDLHVSISKAGQLITGYALGVAIGAPILTIFTHRVPQKMLLCLLMFLFILGNAFAIIAPNYELLMGARLLTALCHGTFFGVGAVIASKLVQPHKRASAVATMMAGLTIANIVGVPVGTFIGQHLGWRASFGAITIMGLIAFIGIIIFIPKLRQEASSNLTKQFGAFKQPKLLLFLLLSALGCGSLFTVFTYITPLLVDVTGFHEHSVTWILVLYGCGVTLGNIVGGKLADWKLMPSIFGIFAAICILLLVFTVTVKSPAAAVITMFFWGAAAFAVMPGVQVKIMNLAHEAPALASTSNHSAANLGNAFGAFLGGVVITHMGLTSLPWIGAIFVAVAFLIGFSIYVVESKGQSRVQA; from the coding sequence ATGAATTCTTCACAAGCTCAAAAGCTTAGCGGGAAAAAAGAGCCTTTTCCAATTGCTCTTCTTTCCCTAACGTTAGGTGCTTTTGCCATTGGAATGACAGAGTTCGTTATCATGGGCATCCTTCCAAACGTCGCGGAAGACCTTCACGTTAGTATTTCAAAAGCAGGACAGCTTATTACAGGTTACGCGTTAGGCGTTGCCATTGGAGCTCCTATCCTAACGATTTTCACACACAGGGTTCCTCAAAAAATGCTGCTTTGCTTACTCATGTTTTTATTTATCCTTGGAAATGCATTTGCTATCATCGCCCCAAATTATGAATTATTAATGGGCGCTAGACTTTTAACTGCATTATGTCACGGTACATTTTTCGGTGTTGGAGCTGTTATTGCTTCAAAGCTTGTTCAACCACACAAACGTGCAAGTGCTGTTGCTACAATGATGGCAGGCTTAACAATTGCTAATATTGTTGGTGTGCCTGTTGGAACCTTCATTGGGCAACATTTAGGATGGAGAGCTTCATTTGGAGCGATTACAATAATGGGTCTTATTGCTTTTATTGGCATCATTATTTTTATTCCAAAACTTCGTCAAGAAGCGTCTTCAAACTTAACAAAACAGTTTGGCGCATTTAAGCAGCCAAAGCTTCTTCTGTTCCTTCTGCTTAGTGCATTAGGGTGTGGAAGTTTATTTACTGTTTTCACTTACATTACACCGCTGCTTGTAGACGTCACTGGGTTTCATGAACATAGCGTAACATGGATTCTTGTGTTGTACGGCTGTGGCGTTACGTTAGGAAACATTGTAGGAGGAAAACTGGCAGATTGGAAGCTTATGCCCTCTATCTTTGGAATATTTGCGGCAATTTGTATCCTTCTTTTAGTATTCACTGTTACAGTAAAAAGCCCTGCGGCAGCAGTGATTACGATGTTCTTTTGGGGAGCAGCAGCGTTCGCTGTTATGCCTGGTGTTCAAGTTAAGATTATGAATCTTGCGCACGAAGCCCCTGCTCTTGCTTCAACATCTAACCATTCTGCAGCCAACTTAGGAAATGCATTTGGAGCTTTTCTTGGAGGAGTTGTTATTACTCATATGGGGCTGACCTCTCTTCCATGGATTGGAGCTATTTTCGTTGCGGTAGCGTTTCTAATAGGATTTTCAATTTATGTTGTTGAAAGTAAAGGGCAAAGCCGTGTTCAAGCATAA